In Triticum urartu cultivar G1812 chromosome 6, Tu2.1, whole genome shotgun sequence, the following proteins share a genomic window:
- the LOC125512726 gene encoding probable serine/threonine-protein kinase PBL5, whose protein sequence is MDTKISTRHKVDLEHMVLDESAEPTYLPLSLLQEITDSFSDDQQIGSGGFAVVYKGTVGKGMVAVKKLSITIDMHENKFHREVECLMKAKHKNIVRFLGYCSDTQGMVGDYDGKFVMADLRNWVLCFEYIPKGSLDKYITDVSCGLKWRDRYHIIKGTCEGLLHLHEKRILHLDLKPGNILLADHMVPKIADFGLSRCLDEDQTRAFTSHLCGSQGYLAPEFYRGQFTFASDIYSLGIIIVEILTGEKGYPEEENVVANWMNQLEASDQWHTQLEQVRVCTKIGIQCMDLNPKKRPVARHILDRLDKTKITIETGISGSSVEQQVSFLKEQYCQEKNSKRSYQYLGKEIKEHAETEGLAKYVEIPREDHWQQGQQEASSDQWPLRGVQDVKKNVSPQGASISSSNNGVLYKLNNLDIFDRKAHRNHVRYGGPTLENVNFVKLFKKKELGPILKNKNLIRRDSFGVVYMGLVDSVPVTIRKLFSGSVVQNEDFANEVIIQSQVIHGNMVRLIGCCLEFEVPMLVHEFHSIASLHYILHTNIKVPLNLGVRLSIAATMAGALSYVHSALVEKILHGNVKPSNILLDNNFVPKISDTGISRLIVRGHEHSGISIGDMAYMDPVYVRTSPLTQQSDVYSFGVIILELVTRRKATHMDKNSLVINFLENHKQERKSTELFDKEIAVTENLKLLDTLAGIAAECLNFDVDLRPTMVDVANRLSMLNQSYNLS, encoded by the exons ATGGATACCAAAATCAGTACTAGACACAAGGTTGACCTAGAGCACATGGTGCTTGATGAAAGTGCGGAGCCAACATACCTGCCGTTATCACTTTTACAAGAAATCACAGACAGTTTTTCTGATGATCAACAAATTGGCAGTGGTGGGTTTGCGGTTGTTTATAAG GGAACGGTGGGAAAAGGAATGGTCGCTGTGAAGAAGCTGTCCATAACAATTGACATGCATGAGAATAAATTCCACAGAGAGGTCGAGTGCCTAATGAAGGCCAAGCACAAGAACATAGTTCGTTTTTTGGGGTATTGTTCTGACACGCAAGGGATGGTGGGGGACTATGACGGGAAATTTGTCATGGCAGATCTACGAAACTGGGTGCTATGTTTTGAGTACATACCTAAAGGAAGTCTCGATAAGTATATTACCG ATGTGTCTTGTGGACTTAAATGGAGAGATCGTTATCATATTATCAAGGGAACCTGTGAGGGCTTACTTCATCTTCATGAGAAGCGTATTCTTCATTTAGATCTCAAGCCCGGAAATATATTGTTAGCTGATCACATGGTACCGAAAATTGCTGATTTTGGACTCTCAAGGTGCCTCGATGAAGACCAAACCCGAGCTTTTACTTCACATCTATGTGGATCTCA GGGATACTTAGCACCAGAATTCTATAGAGGACAATTCACATTTGCGTCAGACATATATAGTCTTGGCATTATAATTGTGGAGATACTAACAGGAGAGAAGGGGTATCCAGAAGAGGAGAAT GTAGTTGCAAATTGGATGAATCAGTTGGAGGCATCAGATCAGTGGCATACACAGTTGGAGCAAGTAAGAGTATGCACTAAGATAGGGATACAGTGCATGGACTTGAACCCAAAGAAGAGACCAGTTGCACGTCATATACTTGATAGGCTAGATAAAACAAAAATTACCATCGAAACTGGCATAAGTGGTTCATCAGTTGAGCAGCAGGTTAGTTTCCTAAAGGAACAATATTGCCAAGAGAAAAACTCAAAGCGTTCATATCAGTACCTTGGAAAGGAAATCAAGGAACACGCTGAAACAGAAGGACTTGCAAAATATGTAGAGATACCTAGAGAAGATCATTGGCAGCAAGGGCAGCAAGAAGCTTCGAGTGATCAATGGCCATTAAGGGGAGTGCAAGATGTAAAGAAAAATGTAAGCCCACAAGGTGCAAGTATTTCTAGCTCCAACAATGGTGTGCTCTATAAGTTGAACAATTTGGACATCTTTGACAGAAAAGCACACAGGAATCACGTGCGGTATGGTGGGCCTACATTGGAGAATGTAAATTTTGtgaaacttttcaaaaaaaagGAGCTTGGTCCAATTTTAAAGAATAAGAATCTTATTAGAAGAGATAGCTTTGGAGTAGTTTACATGGGCCTTGTTGATAGTGTGCCAGTTACAATAAGGAAGCTATTTAGTGGTAGTGTGGTACAGAATGAAGATTTTGCAAATGAAGTCATCATCCAGTCTCAAGTCATTCACGGAAATATGGTTAGGCTCATAGGCTGTTGCCTTGAATTCGAAGTCCCGATGCTAGTCCATGAGTTTCACTCTATAGCAAGCCTCCATTACATTCTTCACACCAACATCAAGGTGCCTCTTAACCTTGGCGTGCGATTAAGTATTGCTGCAACAATGGCAGGTGCTCTATCTTATGTGCATTCCGCACTTGTTGAGAAAATATTACACGGTAATGTTAAACCATCAAATATACTCTTGGATAACAACTTTGTGCCAAAGATCTCAGACACTGGCATATCAAGGTTGATCGTGAGAGGCCATGAACATAGCGGAATATCCATTGGTGACATGGCTTATATGGATCCAGTATATGTACGAACAAGCCCACTGACCCAACAAAGTGATGTCTACAGTTTTGGAGTTATCATCTTGGAGCTTGTTACTAGGAGAAAGGCCACACATATGGACAAAAACAGCTTAGTAATTAATTTCCTTGAGAACCACAAGCAGGAGAGGAAATCGACCGAGTTGTTTGATAAGGAAATTGCAGTGACAGAAAATTTGAAGCTTCTTGACACTCTGGCAGGAATTGCTGCTGAATGCCTTAATTTTGATGTGGACCTAAGACCAACAATGGTAGATGTCGCAAATCGTCTATCCATGCTGAATCAATCCTATAATTTGAGTTGA